A genomic region of Vitis vinifera cultivar Pinot Noir 40024 chromosome 7, ASM3070453v1 contains the following coding sequences:
- the LOC100264766 gene encoding uncharacterized protein LOC100264766 isoform X2: MAKCFSFTATRDWCFRLSFSNAGLRSTTSDLGDGTVMHCWIPKARKENKPNLVLIHGMGANAMWQWADFIRPLIARFNVYVPDLVFFGDSYTTRPERSESFQAQCVMRMIEGHGVSRMNVVGISYGGFVAYRIAEQFPAAVERSVLCCAGVCLEEKDMEAGMFQVSSVEDAASILLPQTPEKVRELMRISFAKPINTMPSCFLNDFIDVMCTEHLQERRELIRALHKDRKLSNLPKITQAYW; encoded by the exons ATGGCCAAGTGTTTCAGCTTCACAGCAACCAGAGACTGGTGTTTCCGCTTGTCCTTCTCCAACGCCGGCCTCCGATCGACGACGAGCGATCTGGGGGACGGCACGGTCATGCATTGTTGGATACCGAAAGCACGCAAAGAGAACAAACCAAACCTAGTCCTCATCCACGGAATGGGAGCCAACGCAATGTGGCAATGGGCAGATTTCATACGCCCTCTCATAGCGCGGTTCAATGTTTACGTCCCAGACCTAGTATTCTTTGGCGACTCGTACACGACTCGGCCGGAGAGGTCAGAGTCGTTCCAGGCTCAGTGCGTGATGAGGATGATAGAAGGCCACGGAGTGAGTAGAATGAACGTTGTTGGGATCAGTTATGGAGGATTTGTTGCGTACAGAATTGCGGAGCAGTTTCCGGCTGCGGTGGAGAGGTCGGTACTGTGCTGCGCAGGAGTGTGTTTGGAGGAGAAGGACATGGAAGCAGGCATGTTTCAGGTTTCGAGTGTGGAGGACGCCGCGAGCATCTTGCTGCCGCAGACGCCGGAGAAGGTGAGGGAATTGATGCGCATTTCATTCGCCAAGCCGATCAACACCATGCCATCATGTTTCCTCAACGATTTCATTGAT GTCATGTGTACAGAACACCTTCAAGAGAGAAGAGAATTGATCAGGGCATTACATAAAGATAGAAAACTCTCGAATCTTCCTAAGATAACGCAG GCATATTGGTGA
- the LOC100264766 gene encoding uncharacterized protein LOC100264766 isoform X1, with translation MAKCFSFTATRDWCFRLSFSNAGLRSTTSDLGDGTVMHCWIPKARKENKPNLVLIHGMGANAMWQWADFIRPLIARFNVYVPDLVFFGDSYTTRPERSESFQAQCVMRMIEGHGVSRMNVVGISYGGFVAYRIAEQFPAAVERSVLCCAGVCLEEKDMEAGMFQVSSVEDAASILLPQTPEKVRELMRISFAKPINTMPSCFLNDFIDVMCTEHLQERRELIRALHKDRKLSNLPKITQPTLIIWGELDRVFPLELAHRLKRHIGENAELVIIKNAGHAINAEKPKELCKYLKSFLIDPLPPQNGKSSNGNKTD, from the exons ATGGCCAAGTGTTTCAGCTTCACAGCAACCAGAGACTGGTGTTTCCGCTTGTCCTTCTCCAACGCCGGCCTCCGATCGACGACGAGCGATCTGGGGGACGGCACGGTCATGCATTGTTGGATACCGAAAGCACGCAAAGAGAACAAACCAAACCTAGTCCTCATCCACGGAATGGGAGCCAACGCAATGTGGCAATGGGCAGATTTCATACGCCCTCTCATAGCGCGGTTCAATGTTTACGTCCCAGACCTAGTATTCTTTGGCGACTCGTACACGACTCGGCCGGAGAGGTCAGAGTCGTTCCAGGCTCAGTGCGTGATGAGGATGATAGAAGGCCACGGAGTGAGTAGAATGAACGTTGTTGGGATCAGTTATGGAGGATTTGTTGCGTACAGAATTGCGGAGCAGTTTCCGGCTGCGGTGGAGAGGTCGGTACTGTGCTGCGCAGGAGTGTGTTTGGAGGAGAAGGACATGGAAGCAGGCATGTTTCAGGTTTCGAGTGTGGAGGACGCCGCGAGCATCTTGCTGCCGCAGACGCCGGAGAAGGTGAGGGAATTGATGCGCATTTCATTCGCCAAGCCGATCAACACCATGCCATCATGTTTCCTCAACGATTTCATTGAT GTCATGTGTACAGAACACCTTCAAGAGAGAAGAGAATTGATCAGGGCATTACATAAAGATAGAAAACTCTCGAATCTTCCTAAGATAACGCAG CCCACATTAATAATATGGGGAGAACTAGACCGGGTATTCCCACTGGAATTGGCACACAGATTAAAAAG GCATATTGGTGAGAATGCGGAGCTGGTAATCATAAAGAATGCAGGACATGCAATCAATGCTGAGAAGCCCAAAGAGTTGTGCAAGTACCTGAAGTCATTTCTCATCGATCCTCTTCCTCCTCAAAATGGAAAGAGTAGCAATGGCAACAAGACAGATTGA